One part of the Halopenitus persicus genome encodes these proteins:
- a CDS encoding precorrin-2 dehydrogenase/sirohydrochlorin ferrochelatase family protein — protein sequence MIPLVHDLTGETVLVVGGGAVATRKARRFASEAAVIVVAPTFTERLRSAAGRPVENGTDAAETGPATGRIDLVRQRVDPDDVASWIDSAEPTLVVAATDDATVNAAAEAAARERDVLVNRTDVSGGRDPGSVVVPATVEDGPVTIAITTGASSPALSRYLRERIESEFDGVGELARLSGAVRTELIDQGVDPDTRREAVRAVVRSPAVQKGLQTGESNTRQLADGIVERVRDHEDDPGDTSEGQ from the coding sequence ATGATCCCGCTGGTCCACGACCTCACCGGGGAGACCGTTCTGGTGGTCGGCGGCGGCGCGGTCGCGACGCGGAAGGCCCGGCGATTCGCGTCGGAGGCGGCCGTGATCGTCGTGGCCCCGACGTTCACCGAGCGGCTGCGGTCGGCGGCCGGTCGGCCCGTCGAAAACGGGACGGACGCCGCCGAAACGGGTCCCGCCACCGGACGGATCGATCTGGTTCGCCAGCGCGTCGACCCCGACGACGTCGCGTCGTGGATCGACAGCGCCGAGCCGACACTCGTCGTCGCCGCGACCGACGACGCGACGGTCAACGCCGCGGCGGAGGCGGCGGCCCGCGAGCGGGACGTTCTCGTCAACCGGACCGACGTCTCTGGCGGCCGTGATCCGGGAAGCGTCGTCGTTCCGGCCACCGTGGAGGACGGGCCGGTGACGATCGCGATCACGACCGGCGCGAGCAGCCCCGCGCTTTCGCGGTACCTCCGCGAGCGGATCGAGTCGGAGTTCGACGGCGTCGGCGAGCTCGCGCGGCTCAGCGGAGCCGTTCGGACGGAGCTGATCGATCAGGGCGTCGATCCCGACACGCGACGCGAGGCGGTGCGGGCGGTCGTCCGGTCGCCGGCCGTTCAGAAGGGTTTACAAACGGGGGAGTCGAACACTCGACAACTGGCGGACGGGATCGTCGAACGCGTTCGGGATCACGAAGACGACCCCGGAGACACGTCGGAGGGACAATGA
- a CDS encoding 30S ribosomal protein S6e, whose translation MAEFKVVVADPNAGETYQRDVDGQDANRFLGRSLGEEVDGGAVGLDGYTLEITGGSDETGRPMRADVPGTSLKEILLEGGVGFKPTADGERKRVTVRGAEIADDVAQVNVSVVDGDGDVAAALGEDDDEADADDAE comes from the coding sequence ATGGCAGAATTCAAGGTCGTCGTCGCCGACCCGAACGCCGGCGAGACGTATCAGCGCGACGTGGACGGACAGGATGCGAACCGATTCCTCGGCCGCAGCCTCGGCGAGGAAGTCGACGGTGGTGCCGTCGGTCTCGACGGATATACCCTCGAGATCACGGGCGGCTCCGACGAAACGGGACGTCCGATGCGGGCCGACGTACCCGGAACGAGCCTGAAGGAGATCCTCCTCGAGGGCGGCGTGGGCTTCAAGCCGACGGCTGACGGCGAGCGAAAGCGCGTCACCGTCCGCGGCGCGGAGATCGCCGACGACGTCGCGCAGGTCAACGTGTCCGTGGTCGACGGCGACGGCGACGTGGCTGCCGCGCTCGGCGAGGACGACGACGAAGCGGACGCGGACGACGCGGAGTAG
- a CDS encoding DUF7112 family protein has product MARITSDDDGVASVRVDVVRSGGTRRPCLRLPDDDALDRRLESGDAEALGVSDGDVIRLLFNRETRYARVDADSQGRLLRGAFDNRRLARSPGEGENRLLEWLDDNGREAGDAVLFDVVVSGDAYGLRLPGDRSVYDADAGPRGSLADIARDVDG; this is encoded by the coding sequence ATGGCTCGAATCACTTCCGACGACGACGGCGTTGCGTCCGTCCGCGTGGACGTCGTTCGCAGCGGCGGGACCCGCCGTCCCTGTCTCCGGCTCCCGGACGACGACGCGCTCGACCGTCGCCTCGAGTCCGGCGACGCCGAGGCTCTTGGCGTGAGCGACGGGGACGTGATCCGACTGTTGTTCAACCGGGAGACTCGCTACGCACGCGTCGACGCCGATTCACAGGGACGGCTTCTCCGCGGGGCGTTCGACAACCGACGGCTGGCCCGGTCGCCCGGTGAGGGCGAGAACCGGCTCCTCGAGTGGCTCGATGACAACGGTCGCGAGGCGGGTGACGCGGTGCTTTTCGACGTCGTCGTTTCCGGCGACGCCTACGGTCTCCGACTGCCGGGCGATCGCTCGGTCTACGACGCGGATGCCGGTCCCCGTGGGTCGCTCGCGGACATCGCTCGGGACGTCGACGGGTGA
- a CDS encoding ornithine cyclodeaminase, whose product MSATRTVELEGHIIDSGRMQQCFTAVMDLDGSFEVEEFDVGKNEDEPSYCRLSVSADDEATLQEILHELHQNGAVLRNPPNVTLEPAPADQVVPPGFYSTTNHPTEVRYEDEWIPVEHIEMDCALVVEPEGGHDGGPRAYTKVLNAIDEGDLVATDESGIRVKPPERPRGSDGPFGFMQGGISAERPSESTIRQVAEEVAETKSNGGNVLVVAGPAVIHSGAGDALAELVREGYVDAISAGNGFATHDLERSIYGTSLGMNVETLEHPRKGHKHHIWSISEVIRAGGIEAAVESGVITEGVMYECVRNDVPYVLAGSIRDDGPLPDTITDAVEAQDAIREQAREADLVLMLATLLHSVAVGNCLPSTTKTVCVDINPATVTQLLDRGSAQAVGMVTDIGTFVPTLAEFVLENEA is encoded by the coding sequence ATGAGCGCCACGCGGACCGTCGAACTCGAGGGCCACATCATCGACTCGGGCCGGATGCAGCAGTGTTTCACCGCTGTGATGGACCTCGACGGGTCCTTCGAGGTCGAGGAATTTGACGTCGGGAAGAACGAGGACGAGCCCTCCTACTGTCGACTGTCGGTCTCGGCCGACGACGAGGCGACGCTGCAGGAGATCCTCCACGAACTCCACCAGAACGGCGCGGTGTTACGGAATCCGCCGAACGTTACCCTCGAACCCGCGCCCGCGGACCAGGTCGTCCCGCCGGGATTCTACTCGACGACGAACCACCCGACCGAGGTCCGCTACGAGGACGAGTGGATCCCCGTCGAGCACATCGAGATGGACTGCGCGCTGGTCGTCGAGCCCGAGGGCGGCCACGACGGCGGACCGCGGGCGTACACCAAGGTCCTCAACGCGATCGACGAGGGTGACCTCGTCGCGACCGACGAGTCGGGAATTCGCGTTAAGCCGCCGGAGCGGCCGCGCGGATCCGACGGTCCGTTCGGGTTCATGCAGGGCGGCATCTCCGCCGAGCGGCCCTCGGAGTCCACGATCCGGCAGGTCGCCGAGGAGGTCGCGGAGACCAAATCCAACGGCGGCAACGTGCTCGTCGTCGCCGGCCCCGCGGTCATTCATTCGGGAGCCGGCGACGCGCTCGCGGAACTCGTCAGGGAAGGCTACGTCGACGCGATCTCCGCCGGAAACGGCTTCGCGACCCACGACCTCGAGCGGTCGATCTACGGCACCTCGCTCGGGATGAACGTCGAGACGCTGGAGCACCCGCGGAAGGGACACAAACACCACATCTGGTCGATCTCCGAGGTGATCCGGGCCGGCGGGATCGAGGCCGCCGTCGAATCCGGCGTCATCACCGAGGGCGTGATGTACGAGTGCGTTCGAAACGACGTTCCCTACGTCCTCGCCGGATCGATCCGCGACGACGGGCCCCTCCCGGACACGATCACCGACGCCGTGGAGGCACAGGATGCCATCCGCGAGCAGGCGCGCGAGGCCGATCTCGTGTTGATGCTCGCCACCCTCTTACATTCCGTCGCCGTCGGCAACTGTCTCCCCTCGACGACGAAGACCGTCTGCGTCGACATCAACCCCGCGACGGTCACCCAACTGCTCGACCGCGGCTCCGCGCAGGCCGTCGGGATGGTGACCGACATCGGCACCTTCGTGCCCACGCTGGCCGAGTTCGTGCTGGAGAACGAGGCGTAG
- the ahbB gene encoding siroheme decarboxylase subunit beta codes for MERVDADLSRLDRAIINAFQGGFPVTSRPFEPAAAALSDRGVEVTGPELCDRVRRLDAEDVLSRFGALVNAEAIGGAASLVAMHAPPERYDEVAETVNEFPEVAHNYEREHPHLNMWFVVSVADHPDPEKDGDDRVREVLDRIEAATGQPTYNLPKRREFHVGAKFLLDGPIPDGDLDLSDLGPSIDPVERETLTPAERDLVVEIQGGLPITETPYADVAAAIGADVEWVIETIARFNAAGKVRRVGVIPNHYALGYTENGMTVWDVPEDVLPEVGPVVAGMDFVTHCYERPRHEGVWEYNFFAMTHGRSEAESERRIAEIAETMNEFWDVDPSDWDTLFSTRILKKTGIRIAERADSNTASPAPSTE; via the coding sequence ATGGAACGGGTCGATGCGGATCTCTCGAGGCTCGACCGGGCGATCATCAACGCCTTTCAGGGCGGCTTTCCGGTCACGTCGCGGCCATTCGAGCCGGCCGCCGCGGCGCTGTCCGACCGCGGCGTCGAGGTGACCGGGCCGGAGCTGTGTGACCGCGTTCGACGGTTGGACGCGGAGGACGTCCTCTCGCGGTTCGGCGCGCTCGTCAACGCCGAGGCGATCGGCGGGGCTGCGTCGCTGGTCGCGATGCACGCGCCGCCCGAGCGGTACGACGAGGTGGCCGAGACGGTCAACGAGTTTCCGGAGGTCGCTCACAACTACGAGCGCGAGCATCCGCACCTCAACATGTGGTTCGTCGTCAGCGTCGCGGACCATCCCGACCCGGAGAAGGACGGCGACGACCGCGTTCGCGAGGTGCTCGATCGGATCGAGGCGGCGACGGGACAACCGACGTACAACCTGCCGAAACGACGGGAGTTCCACGTCGGCGCGAAGTTTCTCCTCGACGGTCCGATCCCGGACGGGGACCTCGATCTCTCCGATCTCGGCCCGTCGATCGATCCCGTCGAGCGGGAGACGCTCACGCCGGCCGAACGCGACCTCGTCGTCGAGATCCAGGGCGGACTCCCGATCACGGAAACGCCGTACGCCGACGTCGCCGCGGCGATCGGTGCGGACGTCGAGTGGGTGATCGAGACGATCGCTCGGTTCAACGCGGCGGGGAAGGTCCGCCGCGTCGGCGTCATTCCCAACCACTACGCGCTCGGATACACCGAGAACGGGATGACCGTCTGGGACGTTCCCGAGGACGTGCTCCCCGAGGTCGGCCCGGTCGTGGCCGGGATGGACTTCGTCACCCACTGCTATGAGCGCCCGCGTCACGAGGGCGTCTGGGAGTACAACTTCTTCGCGATGACCCACGGCCGCAGCGAGGCCGAAAGCGAGCGCCGGATCGCCGAGATCGCGGAGACGATGAACGAGTTCTGGGACGTTGACCCCTCCGACTGGGACACCCTGTTCTCGACGCGCATCCTCAAGAAGACGGGGATCCGGATCGCGGAGCGTGCGGACAGCAACACGGCGAGCCCCGCTCCGTCGACGGAATGA